In Vibrio cyclitrophicus, one genomic interval encodes:
- a CDS encoding response regulator: protein MTKPKMIIVEDDLKLQKMLQDYFVAQDFDVTVLDDGSDAAHTILAEQPEIVLLDLMLPVTDGLTICRQTRTHYKGKILMLTASDDDFDHVAGLETGADDYVTKPIKPRVLLARVRSLLRRQDANTASIDDSDNLQFDQLVLKNTYKKCELSGAVLSLTDSEFDLLWLLASNPDTPLSRDYLTQTLRGIEYDGIDRTIDNKVVRLRKILGDDHTPAEKIQTIRGKGYLFVSTAWH from the coding sequence ATGACAAAACCTAAAATGATCATCGTGGAAGACGATTTGAAACTTCAGAAAATGTTGCAGGACTACTTTGTCGCGCAAGATTTTGATGTCACGGTGTTGGACGATGGCAGCGATGCCGCACACACCATCCTCGCGGAGCAACCTGAAATCGTACTACTGGATTTGATGCTTCCTGTAACTGATGGGCTTACAATCTGCCGACAGACGCGTACGCACTATAAAGGTAAAATCTTAATGCTCACCGCTAGCGATGACGACTTTGATCACGTCGCTGGTTTAGAGACAGGGGCTGATGACTATGTCACCAAGCCAATCAAACCAAGAGTTCTGCTGGCCAGAGTTCGTTCGCTATTACGCCGCCAAGACGCCAATACGGCTTCAATCGATGATTCAGACAACCTTCAGTTTGATCAACTCGTTCTGAAAAACACCTATAAGAAGTGCGAACTTTCAGGTGCCGTTTTATCGCTCACTGACAGTGAATTTGACCTACTTTGGTTATTGGCAAGCAACCCAGATACACCATTATCACGAGACTATTTGACGCAAACACTGCGCGGCATTGAGTACGATGGGATCGATCGAACAATAGATAACAAAGTCGTGCGTCTAAGAAAGATACTGGGCGACGACCACACACCAGCAGAGAAAATTCAGACCATTCGCGGTAAAGGCTACTTGTTTGTTTCAACCGCCTGGCATTAA
- a CDS encoding HAMP domain-containing protein codes for MRRIFLESLIGLLVCFMAGLIAYEISVYQLNTDYEYVLEDYEAAAHQQLIENISKNQGLDAAQQAMNQFVETTRNKLVTFSPDDKIPSPVSEFFSTNPNTFVFHDDERDLWFRLASSDNTYHYLPNSEAFVRQKIELEDDLIWLFFLASFILYGLCHLFIIFRRVKKLESATLAFAEGDLSSRAETSSGVAIGSLNKSFNLMADRIHRLIESNRSLTNAVAHELRTPIFRIQWQAEMLKDTPLNESQQETVDSIVEDTEEMEKMVDELLYYAKLDSCDLENLQQPLEINDFLDHAMTRWIKDTELDINLSLPEQPYEILADEILLNRALDNLVRNAMKFARSQVLIEASAHQEQLQIAVHDDGDGVTQEHQARLFEPFYVGDKARNKVKSGHGLGLSIVEKICAQHNATVEVGQSQTLKGAVFTITIQLCNDSADKPIQ; via the coding sequence ATGCGACGTATCTTTTTGGAATCCTTAATAGGGCTGTTAGTTTGCTTTATGGCCGGCCTGATCGCCTACGAGATTAGCGTCTACCAGCTCAATACCGACTACGAATATGTACTGGAAGATTACGAAGCGGCTGCCCACCAGCAACTCATAGAAAACATTTCGAAAAATCAGGGACTTGACGCGGCTCAACAAGCCATGAACCAGTTTGTAGAAACCACACGAAATAAATTGGTTACATTCAGCCCAGACGATAAAATACCAAGCCCCGTTTCAGAGTTCTTCAGCACTAACCCGAATACCTTTGTTTTTCACGATGATGAGCGAGACCTATGGTTTCGCTTGGCAAGCAGTGACAATACCTATCACTACCTCCCTAACAGTGAAGCGTTCGTTAGACAAAAGATAGAATTGGAAGATGACCTCATTTGGTTGTTCTTCTTAGCAAGCTTTATATTATATGGCTTATGTCATCTATTTATTATCTTCCGCCGAGTTAAAAAGCTTGAATCGGCGACGCTAGCCTTTGCTGAAGGAGATCTTTCCTCGCGAGCCGAGACCTCAAGCGGCGTTGCAATCGGCTCACTCAACAAGTCTTTCAACCTAATGGCAGATCGCATTCACCGACTGATTGAGAGTAATCGCTCGCTCACCAATGCGGTCGCTCATGAGCTGCGCACGCCAATATTCCGTATCCAATGGCAAGCTGAAATGCTCAAAGACACGCCGCTCAACGAATCTCAGCAAGAGACTGTAGATAGCATTGTGGAAGATACCGAAGAGATGGAGAAGATGGTCGACGAGCTATTGTATTACGCCAAGTTGGATAGCTGCGACCTCGAAAATTTGCAGCAGCCTTTGGAGATAAATGACTTTCTCGATCACGCGATGACGCGCTGGATTAAAGATACAGAACTCGACATCAACCTATCACTGCCAGAGCAACCATACGAGATTCTTGCGGATGAAATACTGCTGAACCGCGCCTTAGATAACCTCGTACGCAACGCCATGAAATTCGCACGCTCTCAAGTGTTAATTGAAGCCAGCGCGCATCAAGAGCAACTGCAGATAGCTGTACATGATGATGGTGATGGTGTGACTCAAGAGCATCAGGCTCGCTTGTTTGAACCATTTTACGTTGGCGATAAAGCACGTAACAAAGTCAAGAGCGGCCATGGTTTAGGGTTGTCTATCGTCGAGAAGATCTGTGCTCAACACAACGCAACCGTGGAAGTGGGTCAGAGCCAAACCTTAAAGGGTGCAGTATTCACCATAACCATTCAGCTATGTAATGATTCAGCTGACAAACCCATACAGTAA